A single window of Halobacillus naozhouensis DNA harbors:
- a CDS encoding DUF1405 domain-containing protein, with the protein MQSILSYILTNRVFLILLFIINLSGTIYGYIWYESQLAVTKPIFLIFVPDSPTASLFFTIFLGFYLVNKNVPYIEALAVITLLKYGVWAVVMNGLTFLEYGTLPWTSYMLIVSHGAMAVQGLLYTPYYKIQLRHIIVAAIWTLHNDVIDYVFEQMPVYPSIMDHMDKIGYFTFWLSIFCIAVCYLMTHRNRQIESV; encoded by the coding sequence ATGCAATCGATTCTTTCATACATATTAACTAACCGAGTTTTCCTTATTTTATTATTTATCATTAATTTATCTGGCACAATCTACGGCTACATCTGGTATGAAAGCCAGCTGGCAGTCACTAAGCCAATATTTCTGATCTTCGTGCCGGATAGTCCCACGGCAAGCTTGTTCTTTACTATATTTTTAGGCTTTTATTTAGTCAATAAAAATGTCCCTTACATAGAGGCCCTAGCCGTCATTACGTTATTAAAATATGGGGTTTGGGCTGTTGTCATGAATGGTTTGACCTTTTTGGAGTATGGCACTCTTCCCTGGACGAGTTATATGCTAATCGTTTCACATGGTGCCATGGCCGTACAGGGGCTGCTTTATACACCTTATTATAAAATTCAATTGCGACATATTATAGTTGCGGCTATTTGGACATTACATAATGATGTGATTGACTATGTTTTTGAACAGATGCCGGTTTATCCTTCTATCATGGATCATATGGATAAAATTGGATACTTTACATTTTGGTTAAGTATCTTTTGTATTGCGGTTTGTTATCTTATGACCCATAGAAATCGACAAATCGAATCGGTCTAA
- a CDS encoding menaquinol-cytochrome c reductase cytochrome b/c subunit — translation MHRGKGMKFVGDSRIPAEQKANLPKDYSEYPGRTEAFWPNFLLKEWLVGSVFLIGFLILTAAHPSPLEQQADPTNAGYIPLPDWYFLFLYQFLKYQYAGGNFIVIGAIIVPSLAFGALLLAPFLDRGPNRRPSKRPISVGLMMLGFIATFWLTYEAVEHADYAERSEKYAVNVEAVEAEVNTDAPGYAIYEQNCMSCHGDQLQGQGNYPSLLDTKMSVEQIKDIARNGIGEMPAGVFKGTDEELQQLAEFIKAQGSGQKESGTGDNL, via the coding sequence GTGCATAGGGGAAAAGGGATGAAGTTCGTCGGGGATTCAAGAATTCCCGCTGAACAAAAAGCCAATTTACCAAAAGATTACTCAGAATACCCTGGGCGTACGGAAGCATTTTGGCCAAACTTCCTTCTAAAAGAATGGTTAGTTGGTTCGGTATTCCTGATTGGATTTTTAATCTTGACTGCTGCTCATCCATCACCGCTTGAGCAACAGGCTGATCCAACCAACGCTGGTTATATTCCGTTGCCTGACTGGTATTTCTTATTCTTATATCAATTCCTAAAGTATCAATATGCTGGAGGAAACTTTATTGTTATCGGCGCCATTATTGTACCTTCACTAGCATTCGGAGCATTGCTGTTAGCTCCATTCCTTGATCGTGGACCGAATCGTCGTCCATCGAAGCGTCCTATTTCGGTTGGACTTATGATGCTAGGGTTCATTGCAACTTTTTGGCTGACATATGAGGCTGTTGAACATGCCGACTATGCTGAACGCTCAGAAAAGTATGCTGTAAATGTGGAAGCTGTGGAGGCAGAAGTTAACACTGACGCCCCAGGTTATGCAATTTATGAACAAAACTGTATGAGTTGTCACGGAGATCAGCTCCAGGGACAAGGTAACTATCCATCCTTACTTGATACAAAGATGTCTGTCGAACAAATTAAAGACATTGCACGAAATGGTATTGGTGAAATGCCGGCGGGTGTCTTTAAAGGGACTGATGAAGAGCTTCAGCAATTAGCAGAATTCATTAAGGCTCAAGGCAGTGGTCAAAAAGAGTCTGGAACCGGAGATAATTTATAA
- the qcrB gene encoding menaquinol-cytochrome c reductase cytochrome b subunit, which yields MLQKIYDWVDERVDVTPLWRDIADHEVPEHVNPAHHFSAFVYCFGGLTFFITVIQILSGMFLTMYYVPDIENAWKSVYYLQKEVAYGQIVRGMHHWGASLVIVMLFLHTLRVFFQGAYKKPRELNWVVGVLLFFVMLGLGFTGYLLPWDNKAYFATQVGLEIAAATPFIGDEIRTLLAGDPTIVGAQTLTRFFAIHVFFLPAALFGLMAVHFMLIRKQGISGPL from the coding sequence ATGCTACAAAAGATTTATGACTGGGTCGATGAGCGTGTAGACGTCACTCCGCTTTGGCGTGATATCGCCGACCATGAAGTACCAGAGCATGTCAACCCAGCCCATCATTTTTCAGCATTTGTATATTGCTTTGGCGGATTGACATTCTTTATTACAGTAATTCAAATTTTGTCGGGTATGTTTTTAACCATGTATTATGTGCCTGATATCGAAAATGCCTGGAAGTCCGTTTATTATTTACAAAAAGAAGTAGCTTACGGACAAATTGTACGTGGGATGCACCACTGGGGTGCGAGTCTTGTTATTGTAATGTTATTTCTACATACATTACGGGTATTCTTCCAGGGGGCTTACAAGAAGCCGCGTGAATTGAACTGGGTTGTTGGTGTTTTATTATTTTTCGTTATGCTTGGACTAGGGTTTACTGGCTACCTGCTCCCATGGGATAACAAAGCCTATTTTGCAACACAAGTAGGCTTGGAAATAGCCGCAGCCACACCGTTTATCGGTGATGAAATACGAACGCTGCTTGCCGGGGACCCAACTATCGTTGGGGCGCAAACGTTAACTCGTTTCTTTGCGATTCACGTATTTTTCTTGCCAGCTGCACTATTCGGATTAATGGCTGTTCACTTTATGTTAATCCGTAAGCAAGGTATTTCCGGTCCACTATAA
- a CDS encoding ubiquinol-cytochrome c reductase iron-sulfur subunit: MSDKQRVSRRQFLNYTLTGVGGFMAAGMLAPMVRFAIDPVLTPQAAGEFHSVAPIDEITNEPQRFEWQVEQVDAWYESKVQKTAWVYRNEKDEIVALSPICTHLGCTVAWASNQEYPNQFYCPCHGGRYTKDGVNVPGTPPTAPLPVYKTKVKENMLYLGETQSRQGA, translated from the coding sequence ATGAGCGATAAACAACGAGTATCCCGTCGTCAATTTTTAAACTACACACTGACTGGTGTAGGTGGCTTTATGGCTGCTGGAATGCTTGCGCCAATGGTTCGTTTTGCCATTGATCCGGTATTAACGCCGCAAGCTGCTGGAGAGTTTCATTCGGTTGCACCAATTGATGAAATTACAAATGAACCACAGCGTTTTGAATGGCAGGTTGAACAAGTGGATGCATGGTATGAATCAAAAGTCCAAAAGACTGCATGGGTGTACAGAAATGAGAAAGACGAGATTGTAGCACTCTCACCAATTTGTACGCACTTAGGGTGTACAGTAGCTTGGGCTTCCAATCAGGAATACCCAAACCAATTCTATTGCCCATGTCACGGCGGTCGGTACACAAAAGATGGTGTCAACGTTCCAGGGACACCACCTACAGCACCTTTACCGGTGTACAAGACCAAAGTTAAAGAAAACATGCTTTATCTCGGAGAAACTCAATCAAGACAGGGGGCGTAA
- a CDS encoding DUF2487 family protein: MQWTKQDTKQYLPEKQYVDTVLIPLIPFDPASETKMIQEAFQRELIQIFTNLIEKEYRGRIFLSPEYHYLTNQHEEETTRLNKWIEHFQQQPFQHIFLFTFDPKWKRYESQLIGHLLWIPGKADGDLQSTETQSFVKEQVRQVNELIQAYW, encoded by the coding sequence ATGCAATGGACAAAACAGGATACGAAGCAGTACCTTCCGGAAAAACAATATGTGGATACGGTATTAATTCCGCTAATTCCCTTCGATCCGGCATCAGAGACGAAAATGATTCAGGAGGCATTTCAAAGAGAGCTCATTCAGATTTTCACGAACTTAATTGAAAAAGAATACCGAGGCAGAATATTCTTATCCCCCGAATATCATTACTTGACGAATCAGCACGAAGAGGAAACCACTCGTCTCAATAAGTGGATTGAGCACTTCCAGCAACAGCCTTTTCAACATATCTTTTTATTCACGTTTGACCCTAAATGGAAGAGGTATGAAAGTCAGTTAATTGGGCATCTACTATGGATACCGGGTAAAGCAGATGGGGACTTACAATCTACTGAAACTCAATCCTTTGTGAAAGAACAAGTGAGGCAAGTTAATGAATTAATTCAAGCTTATTGGTAA
- a CDS encoding ReoY family proteolytic degradation factor: MQTPISVNEKKDFVRWFLNNYQLKKRESVWILNYLINHESLLSYVHFVQEVKLCPRGMEISAQGVQDPPFRFYKGQVMTNDAEKSFHDLRMNQDEPVFIQMNFEDAHKCSMYALVLEDNPYLPKDYYVNDRDKVEADKLLHSSLMTFRKRELEKQIDLALMNGDQTQFIALSNELIEVNKSLKLKS, translated from the coding sequence ATGCAAACACCTATTTCTGTTAATGAAAAAAAGGACTTTGTTCGTTGGTTTCTGAACAATTACCAATTAAAGAAAAGAGAAAGTGTTTGGATTCTCAATTATTTGATCAATCATGAATCATTGCTTTCTTACGTTCACTTTGTCCAAGAAGTTAAACTGTGTCCGAGAGGGATGGAGATTAGTGCACAAGGAGTACAAGATCCCCCATTTAGATTTTACAAAGGTCAAGTGATGACAAATGATGCCGAGAAATCTTTTCATGATTTGAGAATGAATCAAGATGAACCAGTTTTTATTCAAATGAACTTTGAAGACGCTCATAAATGTTCTATGTATGCCCTCGTCCTAGAAGATAATCCGTATTTACCTAAAGATTATTATGTAAACGATCGTGATAAAGTTGAGGCCGATAAATTGCTTCATTCTAGTTTAATGACGTTTAGAAAAAGAGAACTTGAAAAACAAATTGATCTTGCCCTAATGAACGGTGATCAGACCCAGTTCATTGCGTTAAGTAACGAATTAATTGAAGTTAATAAATCACTTAAATTAAAAAGCTGA
- a CDS encoding tetratricopeptide repeat protein: protein MEEIQKAIHQMEAKQTEEALHTLQSYLPEADEEERFTIAELYIQWGMLEEAKLILHELIQRYPKEQELKVMMAEIHIDLEEDDEAIEILDQFGPEDEDYLQALIQLADLYQSQGLFEVAEQKLLTAKQVEPNEAVIDFALGELSFSNGEYNKSIPFYENAFYHQPVIADIEVAARLAEAYAATGEFEQSLNYFQKVEEDNPDVMFRYGFVAFQAFRNDIAIHIWERLIEEDPYFQSVYPLLAQAYNAEGMTKEALEMVRKGLAKDEFNKELYHLAGTLYHKSGQKEEGYRLMREAVALDPGYKEAVLFLIENYKSDEDYEAIIDLINQLITMGEEDPFYLFELAKAYEEVEDFKQALVHYENAYPSLKEDSVFLKSYGYFLVEEGKMNEGRQILEEYLAVDPTDTEIEDFVSRLKEE from the coding sequence ATGGAAGAGATTCAAAAAGCTATCCATCAAATGGAAGCTAAGCAAACAGAAGAAGCCCTACACACCTTGCAGTCCTACCTGCCCGAAGCAGACGAAGAAGAACGGTTCACTATTGCTGAACTTTATATTCAGTGGGGAATGCTTGAAGAGGCCAAATTAATTTTGCACGAATTAATCCAGCGTTACCCCAAAGAGCAAGAATTAAAGGTTATGATGGCAGAGATCCATATCGATTTAGAAGAAGACGACGAAGCAATAGAAATTTTAGATCAGTTCGGTCCGGAAGATGAGGACTATTTACAGGCATTGATCCAGCTTGCTGATCTATACCAATCACAGGGGCTGTTTGAAGTAGCCGAACAGAAACTGCTCACAGCAAAGCAAGTGGAACCAAATGAAGCGGTTATTGACTTTGCTTTAGGAGAACTTTCATTTTCCAACGGTGAATACAATAAGAGTATTCCATTTTATGAAAATGCCTTCTATCACCAGCCGGTCATTGCTGATATCGAGGTGGCAGCCAGGCTGGCGGAGGCATACGCAGCTACCGGGGAATTTGAGCAATCTCTGAATTACTTTCAGAAGGTGGAGGAAGATAACCCGGATGTGATGTTCCGTTATGGGTTTGTAGCATTCCAGGCTTTCCGGAATGATATTGCCATTCATATATGGGAGCGACTGATTGAGGAAGATCCATATTTCCAGTCTGTTTATCCATTGCTGGCACAGGCCTACAATGCAGAGGGAATGACAAAAGAAGCCCTGGAAATGGTACGTAAAGGCTTAGCTAAGGATGAGTTTAATAAAGAGCTGTACCACTTAGCTGGAACGCTGTATCACAAATCAGGTCAGAAAGAAGAGGGTTACCGTTTGATGAGAGAAGCAGTGGCCTTAGATCCTGGTTATAAAGAAGCAGTACTTTTTCTAATAGAGAATTATAAAAGTGATGAAGATTATGAGGCAATCATAGACTTAATTAATCAATTAATTACCATGGGTGAAGAAGATCCGTTCTATTTATTCGAATTAGCTAAAGCGTATGAGGAAGTTGAGGATTTCAAGCAAGCACTCGTACATTACGAGAATGCTTATCCTTCACTTAAAGAGGATAGTGTTTTCCTTAAATCCTATGGATATTTCTTAGTAGAAGAAGGAAAAATGAATGAAGGACGTCAAATCTTAGAAGAGTACCTGGCTGTCGATCCGACCGATACCGAAATAGAAGACTTTGTCAGCCGTTTGAAAGAAGAATAA
- the aroA gene encoding 3-phosphoshikimate 1-carboxyvinyltransferase, which yields MSTIELHPARRGLHGTLQVPGDKSISHRAVIFSALAEGTSHVYNFLTGEDCLRTVEAFRRLGVRIDQSDDSLTIYGQGLNQLKEATTPIYFGNSGTTARLMSGVLAALPCFTVAYGDESLAKRPMDRVVVPLEQMGAKIYGREHAARLPLAFAGQKLTGAKVNLNVKSAQVKSAVLLAGMLADGETTVYEKGITRNHTEMLMPQYGISIKTEGQTHTIPGNQQPVAADIHVPGDISSAAFFFVAGLLTKESDITIKNVGLNSSRDGIITALKTMGADLTISNQRSVGHEPVGDVTVRSSSLKAVTIEGDLIANLIDEIPILALAATQAEGTTIIKDAKELRVKETDRIAAVANNLTALGANVKPTEDGLIIHGPTPLAGCVLPSFGDHRIGMMSAVASLITESNVMIEDKNCINISYPRFFDHLSQVMK from the coding sequence ATGAGCACTATCGAACTACACCCCGCTAGAAGGGGGCTGCATGGTACGTTACAAGTCCCGGGGGATAAGTCCATATCCCATCGCGCGGTTATTTTCTCTGCGCTGGCAGAAGGGACTTCACATGTCTATAACTTTTTAACTGGAGAGGACTGCCTCCGCACAGTCGAGGCATTCAGAAGGCTTGGTGTACGAATCGATCAGTCTGATGATAGCCTGACCATCTATGGACAAGGTCTTAACCAGTTAAAAGAGGCAACAACGCCGATTTATTTTGGTAATTCAGGTACTACTGCCCGTTTGATGAGTGGAGTATTAGCTGCTCTGCCTTGTTTTACGGTGGCCTATGGAGACGAATCACTTGCCAAAAGACCCATGGATCGTGTTGTAGTTCCTCTAGAGCAAATGGGGGCGAAAATTTACGGACGTGAACATGCCGCTCGCTTACCATTAGCTTTCGCAGGCCAAAAGCTGACAGGAGCGAAAGTAAATTTAAATGTCAAAAGTGCACAAGTAAAATCTGCTGTGTTACTAGCCGGAATGTTAGCCGATGGGGAAACCACTGTTTATGAAAAAGGAATCACACGAAACCATACAGAAATGCTCATGCCTCAGTATGGAATTTCTATTAAAACAGAAGGACAAACGCATACAATTCCTGGAAATCAGCAACCGGTAGCTGCGGATATACATGTCCCTGGGGATATTTCCTCGGCAGCTTTCTTTTTTGTTGCCGGACTATTGACAAAAGAGAGCGATATTACCATCAAAAATGTGGGGTTGAATTCTTCAAGAGATGGGATCATCACGGCGTTAAAAACAATGGGTGCTGACCTTACCATTTCGAATCAACGTTCGGTTGGCCATGAACCAGTTGGGGATGTTACAGTCCGGTCAAGCTCACTTAAAGCGGTGACCATTGAAGGGGATTTAATCGCTAATCTCATTGATGAGATCCCGATTCTGGCCTTAGCTGCTACACAAGCTGAAGGCACAACAATTATTAAAGATGCCAAAGAATTGCGGGTGAAAGAGACGGATCGAATCGCAGCTGTGGCGAACAATTTAACAGCTCTAGGAGCGAATGTAAAACCAACGGAAGACGGATTAATTATCCACGGTCCAACACCATTAGCGGGTTGCGTACTTCCCTCTTTTGGGGACCATCGAATTGGCATGATGTCTGCTGTTGCCTCACTGATTACGGAATCAAACGTAATGATTGAAGATAAGAATTGTATTAACATTTCTTATCCCCGTTTTTTTGATCATTTATCTCAAGTTATGAAATAA
- a CDS encoding prephenate dehydrogenase, with protein sequence MSKTIFIVGLGLIGGSLAMNVASESGVKVIGMDADHATLSLAKNQGVVHEIAEDFTSGVNQADVLILATPISITIEYLRLLNELNIEKPLLVTDVSSVKHQVLQAAQKLTNPFISFVGGHPMAGSHKQGYTAAKSHLFENAIFVLTPAKGADESDARTLKNLFSTTGARFLTLSTKEHDEMTAVISHFPHLIASSLVHQAREWQKTHPSLEHLAAGGFRDITRIASSNPELWQDIFFQNKQLLIPMLDDWIGEMERMKQLLYHEEAQLTHQYLVEAKKFRDGLPIREKGAIPSFYDIYVDIHDQPGAIQNVIQLLAEQGISIKNIRILEIREGITGALRISFQTGEEQQSSYQLLLGNGYEVTIQA encoded by the coding sequence ATGAGCAAAACTATATTTATTGTTGGCCTCGGGCTGATCGGTGGATCACTTGCAATGAATGTAGCTAGTGAAAGTGGTGTAAAGGTGATCGGGATGGATGCCGATCACGCCACCCTTTCTCTTGCTAAGAATCAAGGTGTCGTTCATGAAATTGCAGAGGACTTCACTTCAGGTGTAAATCAAGCAGACGTGTTAATTTTGGCTACACCGATCTCCATTACGATTGAATACTTACGCCTGCTTAACGAACTTAACATTGAAAAGCCGTTGCTTGTTACAGATGTGTCATCGGTGAAGCATCAGGTATTACAAGCGGCACAGAAGCTCACCAACCCATTCATATCCTTTGTTGGAGGTCATCCAATGGCAGGATCGCATAAACAGGGGTACACGGCAGCTAAATCTCACTTGTTTGAAAACGCGATCTTCGTTCTCACACCAGCAAAGGGAGCAGATGAATCGGATGCTCGTACATTAAAGAATCTTTTCTCTACTACTGGAGCTAGATTTTTAACACTTTCTACAAAAGAACATGATGAAATGACAGCTGTTATCTCTCATTTTCCTCATTTAATTGCTTCCTCACTCGTGCACCAGGCGCGGGAGTGGCAAAAAACGCACCCTTCGCTCGAGCATTTAGCTGCAGGGGGCTTTCGGGATATCACACGTATTGCGTCAAGTAATCCTGAACTATGGCAGGATATTTTTTTTCAAAATAAGCAGCTATTAATCCCTATGCTTGATGACTGGATCGGTGAGATGGAGAGAATGAAGCAGCTTCTTTATCATGAGGAAGCCCAGTTAACACATCAATATTTAGTGGAAGCAAAAAAATTTCGTGATGGTCTGCCGATTCGTGAAAAAGGAGCTATTCCGTCATTTTATGACATTTATGTTGACATTCATGACCAGCCAGGGGCCATACAGAATGTGATCCAATTACTTGCTGAACAAGGCATCAGCATTAAAAACATTCGAATTCTTGAAATAAGAGAAGGGATCACAGGTGCTCTGCGAATTAGTTTTCAGACAGGAGAAGAGCAGCAGAGCAGTTATCAGCTGCTGTTGGGTAATGGTTATGAAGTAACCATACAAGCCTAA
- the hisC gene encoding histidinol-phosphate transaminase, which yields MKSKEILKQMKPYKPGKQIEEVKREYGLDKIVKLASNENPFGFSPQVKQQLPDLLAQLEKYPDGYAATLREKVASFLNVEEEQLIFGNGSDEVVQIICRTFLEPGVNTIMATPTFPQYRHNALIEGAEVREVPVIEGHHNLEEMLQQVDEYTRVIWLCTPNNPTGVHITKSALNHFMEKCPSHVLVVIDEAYYEYVETEDVFDSIHGLQKHENLMVLRTFSKAYGLAGLRVGYGVANRTVIHSLEPAREPFNTSTIAQAAAIIALDDQSFIDETTGENRSNKQDLFAFLNENKLDYYESEANFVLIHLPISGDDMFEHLLSKGFIVRSGEALGIPNSIRLTIGKKEDMALLQQEMKQKLEGHLK from the coding sequence ATGAAGTCAAAAGAGATCTTGAAACAAATGAAACCGTATAAGCCCGGTAAACAGATTGAAGAAGTGAAACGTGAATATGGGCTTGATAAAATAGTTAAACTAGCTTCAAATGAGAACCCTTTTGGCTTTTCCCCACAAGTTAAGCAACAGCTGCCTGATCTACTTGCCCAGCTTGAAAAGTACCCGGATGGTTATGCAGCTACATTGCGTGAAAAAGTAGCCTCTTTCCTTAATGTGGAGGAAGAACAGCTTATCTTTGGAAACGGGTCAGACGAAGTCGTACAAATTATTTGCCGTACTTTTCTGGAACCTGGAGTCAATACGATCATGGCTACACCTACTTTTCCTCAATATCGCCATAATGCCCTCATTGAAGGGGCTGAGGTGCGGGAGGTTCCTGTCATTGAGGGACACCATAATCTAGAGGAAATGCTTCAGCAAGTCGACGAATATACGAGAGTGATTTGGTTGTGTACGCCAAATAACCCTACCGGAGTTCATATTACTAAAAGTGCTCTGAACCATTTTATGGAGAAATGTCCTTCACATGTCCTTGTCGTCATCGATGAGGCCTATTACGAATATGTAGAAACAGAGGATGTTTTTGATTCAATTCACGGACTGCAGAAACATGAGAATTTAATGGTTCTGCGCACTTTCTCAAAGGCCTATGGTTTAGCTGGGCTTAGAGTTGGATACGGAGTAGCAAACCGTACAGTTATACATAGTCTTGAACCAGCGAGGGAGCCTTTCAATACTTCGACGATTGCTCAAGCGGCAGCCATTATCGCCCTTGACGATCAATCCTTTATTGATGAAACAACGGGTGAAAACCGTAGCAACAAACAAGATTTATTCGCTTTTTTAAATGAAAATAAGTTGGACTACTACGAATCAGAAGCAAATTTCGTCCTGATCCACTTACCAATTAGCGGTGATGACATGTTTGAACATTTGCTGAGTAAAGGATTTATCGTTCGTTCTGGCGAAGCACTTGGTATTCCTAATTCCATCAGACTGACCATCGGAAAAAAAGAAGACATGGCACTTCTTCAACAAGAGATGAAACAGAAACTTGAAGGTCATTTAAAATGA
- the aroH gene encoding chorismate mutase, with translation MIRGVRGATTVNRNNGEEIVDKAHELMIDVINQNRIKPENVTSVLFTVTEDLNAAFPAKSLRLLEGWTYVPVMCMREIPVPQSLSKCIRVMVTVETSLDQLEVNHVYHYNATVLRPDLKK, from the coding sequence TTGATCAGAGGTGTAAGAGGTGCTACAACAGTTAATCGAAATAATGGGGAAGAAATTGTAGATAAGGCACACGAACTTATGATCGATGTTATTAATCAAAATCGGATAAAACCCGAGAATGTGACCTCTGTACTGTTCACAGTAACCGAGGATTTAAACGCAGCCTTTCCGGCGAAGTCTTTACGGCTGCTTGAGGGATGGACGTATGTGCCCGTAATGTGTATGAGGGAGATCCCAGTTCCTCAAAGTCTGTCCAAGTGCATTCGTGTCATGGTCACGGTTGAAACGTCACTAGACCAGCTAGAAGTAAACCATGTTTATCATTATAATGCGACTGTGCTGAGACCCGATCTGAAAAAATAA
- the aroB gene encoding 3-dehydroquinate synthase, whose amino-acid sequence MTTLTIQSFQNKYDVNIGTGLRHEISDLLKSNYAKVFIITDSNVAPFYLKEVISAFGEDTAVSSEIVPAGEGSKSMACYSSLLDRCLELQLDRHSLIVALGGGMVGDLAGFVASTYLRGVDFLQMPTTILAHDSSVGGKVAINHHKGKNLIGSFYSPVQVIYDTEVIGTLSNQEIRSGFGEVVKHALLSDHKWFQRLMDTTLTEVNQEELVKHLTSGIKVKAEVVEADERETGLRKHLNLGHTLAHALEAEFGYGEITHGEAVAIGILFAMKISEQTIGADLPFQSYTRWLRHNNYPLHLVSQIDPERTVERMKWDKKTVGNAIHFVLLTQIGAPTVTALTDKKLIQIMTDFVKDEGGTFD is encoded by the coding sequence ATGACTACATTAACGATTCAGTCATTTCAAAACAAATACGACGTCAATATTGGGACCGGATTGCGACATGAAATTTCTGATTTATTAAAAAGCAATTACGCTAAAGTATTTATCATTACGGATTCCAATGTTGCCCCTTTTTATTTAAAGGAAGTTATTTCAGCTTTTGGGGAAGATACAGCAGTCTCGTCTGAAATTGTTCCTGCAGGTGAAGGATCGAAAAGTATGGCTTGCTACAGCAGCTTGCTGGATCGATGTCTGGAATTACAATTGGATCGCCATTCATTAATTGTTGCTCTCGGTGGAGGAATGGTTGGTGATCTGGCCGGATTTGTTGCATCAACTTATTTACGAGGAGTTGACTTTTTGCAAATGCCTACCACAATCTTAGCTCACGACAGCAGTGTAGGCGGAAAAGTGGCTATTAATCATCATAAGGGTAAAAATTTGATTGGAAGTTTTTATAGCCCTGTACAAGTCATCTATGATACAGAAGTTATTGGTACTCTATCAAACCAGGAAATAAGGTCAGGTTTTGGTGAAGTAGTGAAACATGCTTTACTCAGTGATCATAAATGGTTTCAACGATTAATGGATACAACTCTAACAGAGGTGAATCAGGAAGAGTTAGTGAAGCATCTGACTTCAGGCATTAAAGTGAAAGCTGAGGTCGTCGAAGCTGATGAAAGAGAAACAGGGTTGCGTAAGCATTTAAACCTGGGACATACCTTGGCCCATGCTTTAGAAGCAGAGTTTGGTTATGGGGAAATTACTCACGGGGAGGCTGTCGCCATAGGTATTCTGTTTGCGATGAAAATAAGTGAGCAGACGATAGGGGCTGATTTACCGTTCCAATCCTATACTAGATGGCTTCGTCATAATAATTATCCCTTGCACCTCGTCTCTCAAATAGATCCCGAGCGTACTGTAGAAAGAATGAAGTGGGATAAGAAAACAGTAGGCAATGCAATCCATTTTGTTTTATTAACTCAAATCGGAGCTCCTACCGTCACTGCACTGACTGACAAGAAACTAATTCAGATCATGACTGATTTTGTAAAAGATGAAGGGGGGACGTTTGATTGA